Proteins from a genomic interval of Zingiber officinale cultivar Zhangliang chromosome 1B, Zo_v1.1, whole genome shotgun sequence:
- the LOC121992612 gene encoding protein P21-like: protein MATSTNAALCFFLFLLPLSINAATFQIVNSCSNTVWAAWATTGPQTGGGNQLNPGQSWTVNINAGSTGGRIWARTGCSSDGRNCQTGDCGMLQCQGYGRAPNTLAEFSLNQNNNLDFFDISNVAGYNVGIDFSPTTGGCRGIRCSANIVGECPAQLRAPGGCNDPCTVFGTQQYCCNNGPCDPTDFSRFFKARCPDAYSYPQDDRTSTVVFTCPGGTNYRVTFCP from the coding sequence ATGGCTACATCAACCAACGCCGCGCTctgtttcttcctcttcctcctccctctctCCATTAACGCCGCCACCTTCCAGATCGTCAACAGCTGCTCAAACACCGTCTGGGCCGCATGGGCCACCACCGGCCCCCAGACAGGCGGCGGTAACCAGCTCAACCCGGGGCAGTCCTGGACCGTCAACATCAACGCCGGCTCCACCGGCGGCCGCATATGGGCCCGCACTGGGTGCTCCTCCGACGGCAGAAACTGCCAGACCGGCGACTGCGGGATGCTGCAGTGCCAGGGCTACGGCCGGGCGCCCAACACCCTCGCCGAGTTCTCCCTCAACCAGAACAACAACCTCGACTTCTTCGACATCTCCAACGTGGCCGGCTACAACGTGGGGATAGACTTCAGCCCCACCACCGGCGGGTGCCGAGGGATCCGGTGCTCCGCCAACATCGTGGGGGAGTGCCCGGCGCAGCTGAGGGCGCCGGGGGGCTGCAACGACCCCTGCACCGTGTTCGGGACGCAGCAGTACTGCTGCAACAATGGACCGTGCGATCCCACGGATTTTTCAAGGTTCTTTAAGGCGCGGTGCCCGGACGCGTACAGCTACCCGCAGGACGATCGAACCAGCACCGTCGTCTTCACCTGCCCCGGCGGCACCAACTACAGAGTCACCTTCTGCCCTTGA